In Pelotomaculum isophthalicicum JI, the sequence CAAAGACCAGGGCTTGCTTAGGCTCTGGTTTTTTTATACCCGAATTCACCTATTAAATATTATTAAGGGGGAAAATAAAATGATCCAGAAAGCATTACAGGAAGCGCTTAATGGAAAAGACCTTGACTTTGAAACCGCCAAAGCGGTTATGAAAGAAATGATGGAAGGAACAGCCACCCAGGCGCAGATGGGCGCCCTGCTCGCAGCACTGCGGATGAAGGGGGAAACGGTGGAAGAGATTACCGCCTGCGCCACTGTCATGCGCGAAAAAGGGCTGAAGATCAACCCGGTGCGCAATGTCATCGACATTGTCGGAACAGGCGGCGATGAAACGGGCACTTTCAACATTTCCACCACTTCCGCCTTTGTGGTGGCGGCCGGCGGCGTTCCGGTGGCAAAACACGGCAACCGCGGCGTATCAAGCAAAAGCGGCGCGGCTGATGTGCTGGAATGTCTCGGCATAAACCTCAACCTGACCCCCAAGCAGAGTGAAAAAATTCTGGAGCAGAGCAACATCTGCTTTATGTTCGCCCCGGTTTACCATTCTTCCATGAAATACGCGGCGCCTGTACGCAGGGAGATGGGCGTGCGTACCATCTTCAACGTATTGGGTCCTCTGTCCAATCCGGCGGGAGCCACCATGCAGCTAATGGGTGTGTACGACCGCACGCTGGTGGAGCCGCTTGCGCAGGTGCTTGCCAATCTCGGCGTGGTCCGCGGCTTGGCGGTCAGCGGACACGACGGCATGGACGAGGTGACTCTCACCGGGGAAACCCACGTTTGTGAAATTCGCCATGGCGAACTGACCAGCTACGATATCACTCCCGAACAATATGGGTTCAGCCGCTGTAAACTGCAGGACCTGGCCGGCGGCACGCCTGAAGACAACGCCCGGATTACCCGGGACATCCTGACCGGTAAAGAAAAGGGAGCCAAACGGGATGTGGTGGTGCTCAATGCGACAATGGCACTCTATCTCGGCATTGACAACTGCACCGTGGTAGACTGTGTCAGGATGGCGCAGGAACTGATCGACAGCGGGAAAGCCGCCGCCAAACTTGATGAGTTTTGCAAGCTAACCAATGAAGTGGAAGTGGCCCAATGAAGCATAATACCATTGCAGATACCGCCCGCGCCTGGGCAGAGCGGAGCAAAGCGGCAGTTTCATACGGGAGGTTTTATGGCATATGGTATTTGTATTGAAACCGGGTGTATCTCAGCATAATATCGATCATTTTACACAGAAAATTGAATCCTGGGGCTTTAAAACTTTTTTAAGCACCGGCACAGAACACACGGTAATATGCCTGATCGGCAACACCGCCAAGATCGACGTGGACTCCGTTGTCCAGATGAACGACATCGTGGAGTATGGCAAGCGTGTTACCGAACCCTACAAAGCAGTAAACAGAACCGTCCACCCTGAGGACACGGTGGTAAACGCCGGGGGTGTGCCGATCGTTAATGGAATGTTTCAAGTAATAGCGGGACCCTGTTCGGTGGAAAGCGAAGAGCAGATAATTGAGGTAGCCAGGTCAGTGAAAGCCAGCGGCGCCACCATGCTTCGGGGCGGCGCCTTTAAACCGCGCACTTCACCTTACGCCTTTATGGGACTGGGTGAGGAAGGGCTGCAGCTGCTGCTGGCCGCTAAGAGAGAGACCGGCTTGCCGGTTGTAACCGAGGTGATGAATCAGACACAATTGCCTTTGTTCGATGATATTGACGTCATACAGGTCGGCGCCAGAAATATGCAGAACTTCGACCTACTTAGGGAAGTGGGGCGTTATAATAAACCTGTCCTTCTAAAAAGGGGTCTTGCCAATACGTTGGAAGAGCTTCTGATGAGCGCTGAATATATAATGTCCGGGGGAAACAGTCAGGTTATCCTCTGCGAGAGAGGAATACGCACCTTTGAGACCTCCACACGCAACACATTGGATCTATCTGCCGTTCCACTGCTCAAGCAGAAAACTCATCTTCCGGTTATTGTCGACCCCAGCCATGCCGCGGGCATCCAAACCCTGGTGGCGCCGCTGGCGCGGGCCGCAGTGGCGGTAGGGGCCGACGGATTGATGATTGAAACCCACAACGATCCGGCCCAGGCTCTGAGCGATGGGGCCCAGTCTTTGAATCTGGTGCAGTTTAAAGAGTTGATGAAGGATCTGAAGCGCCGGATTGACTTTGAGGGAAAGCATATCGGAACAGCATAACTTCTTAACTTCGTGGTGTTTCGACTATATCGACCTCCTTTTACATAAGCGCAGCCCCTTACCGGAC encodes:
- the trpD gene encoding anthranilate phosphoribosyltransferase, whose protein sequence is MIQKALQEALNGKDLDFETAKAVMKEMMEGTATQAQMGALLAALRMKGETVEEITACATVMREKGLKINPVRNVIDIVGTGGDETGTFNISTTSAFVVAAGGVPVAKHGNRGVSSKSGAADVLECLGINLNLTPKQSEKILEQSNICFMFAPVYHSSMKYAAPVRREMGVRTIFNVLGPLSNPAGATMQLMGVYDRTLVEPLAQVLANLGVVRGLAVSGHDGMDEVTLTGETHVCEIRHGELTSYDITPEQYGFSRCKLQDLAGGTPEDNARITRDILTGKEKGAKRDVVVLNATMALYLGIDNCTVVDCVRMAQELIDSGKAAAKLDEFCKLTNEVEVAQ
- the aroF gene encoding 3-deoxy-7-phosphoheptulonate synthase gives rise to the protein MVFVLKPGVSQHNIDHFTQKIESWGFKTFLSTGTEHTVICLIGNTAKIDVDSVVQMNDIVEYGKRVTEPYKAVNRTVHPEDTVVNAGGVPIVNGMFQVIAGPCSVESEEQIIEVARSVKASGATMLRGGAFKPRTSPYAFMGLGEEGLQLLLAAKRETGLPVVTEVMNQTQLPLFDDIDVIQVGARNMQNFDLLREVGRYNKPVLLKRGLANTLEELLMSAEYIMSGGNSQVILCERGIRTFETSTRNTLDLSAVPLLKQKTHLPVIVDPSHAAGIQTLVAPLARAAVAVGADGLMIETHNDPAQALSDGAQSLNLVQFKELMKDLKRRIDFEGKHIGTA